In Pungitius pungitius chromosome 2, fPunPun2.1, whole genome shotgun sequence, a single window of DNA contains:
- the rab3ip gene encoding rab-3A-interacting protein isoform X1, translating into MACSGGQSNAENLEGFHEVNLASPTTPDLQNQAEQRPPARHSAPPASLYRTHSLGAPPAGRPTSLRADQLPTQPVYSTPRQSHNGSVAGQEAESAEGHFLSGESAEECSAVSDSPSVLEVREKGNERMKEELAKAQRDLLLKDEECERLSKVRDQLGQELEELTASLFQEAHKMVREANVKQANAEKQLKEALGKIDVLQAEVQALKTLVLSSPTSPLGELPSAGGGVKTPFRKGHSRNKSTSSAMMGTQPDASATQPLVRECREVDGQLFSDFKAWREEPTLDRNCCFLERVYREDIYPCLTFIKGELGSAILDAVEQNTLSVEPVGFQPLPVVKASAVECGGPNGRKDELVTKCALSGQTKTCKHRIKFGDSSNYYYVSPYCRYKITTVCNFFTYIRYIYQGLVKQQDAEQMFWEVMQLRREMSCAKLGYYKDQL; encoded by the exons ATGGCCTGCAGCGGTGGTCAGAGCAATGCAGAAAACCTGGAGGGCTTCCATGAGGTGAACTTGGCCTCGCCCACCACCCCCGACCTTCAG AACCAGGCGGAGCAGCGCCCGCCCGCCCGTCACAGCGCCCCGCCCGCCTCTCTGTACCGCACCCACTCCCTGGGGGCCCCCCCCGCCGGGCGCCCCACCTCCCTGCGGGCCGACCAGCTCCCCACGCAGCCGGTGTACTCCACGCCGAGGCAGAGCCACAATGGGAG TGTGGCAGGCCAGGAGGCGGAGTCTGCTGAGggccacttcctgtctggagAGAGCGCGGAGGAGTGCAGCGCTGTGAGCGACAGCCCGTCGGTGCTGGAGGTCCGAGAGAAAGGAAACgagaggatgaaggaggagCTGGCCAAGGCCCAGAGG GATCTGCTGTTGAAGGATGAGGAGTGTGAGAGGTTGTCTAAAGTCAGAGACCAGCTCggccaggagctggaggagctcacCGCCAGTCTCTTCCAG gaGGCCCACAAAATGGTCCGAGAAGCAAACGTCAAACAGGCGAACGCTGAAAAACAACTGAAAGAAGCTTTGGGAAAG ATCGACGTCCTCCAGGCGGAGGTCCAGGCCCTGAAGACCCTGGTGCTCTCCTCCCCGACCTCCCCGCTGGGCGAGCTCCCCTCTGCAGGGGGCGGGGTGAAGACCCCCTTCAGGAAGGGCCACAGCAGGAACAAGAGCACCTCCTCGGCCATGATGGGCACGCAGCCCGACGCCTCGGCCACGCAGCCCCTCGTACGCGAGTGCAgagag GTGGACGGTCAGCTGTTCAGCGACTTCAAGGCGTGGAGGGAGGAGCCGACGCTGGACCGGAACTGCTGCTTCCTGGAGCGGGTCTATCGCGAGGACATCTACCCCTGCCTGACCTTCATCAAGGGCGAG CTCGGGTCGGCCATCTTGGATGCCGTGGAGCAGAACACGCTCAGCGTGGAGCCGGTCGGCTTCCAGCCGCTGCCGGTGGTCAAAGCCTCGGCGGTGGAGTGTGGAGGACCAAA TGGGCGAAAGGACGAGCTCGTGAC AAAATGTGCCCTGAGCGGTCAGACCAAAACCTGTAAGCACAGAATCAAGTTCGGGGACTCGTCCAACTACTACTACGTGTCTCCCTATTGTAGATATAAA ATCACAACCGTTTGTAACTTCTTCACCTACATTCGCTACATCTACCAAGGGCTGGTGAAACAGCAGgatg cggagCAGATGTTCTGGGAGGTGATGCAGCTCCGCCGTGAAATGTCCTGCGCCAAGCTCGGCTACTACAAAGACCAGCTGTGA
- the slc35e3 gene encoding solute carrier family 35 member E3, translating into MPLLDLSANRRIAAGLLVNLLSSICIVFINKWIYVRYGFPNMALTLVHFVVTWLGLYLCQKMDIFSPKRLPLRRIAWLALSFCGFVAFTNLSLQNNSIGTYQLAKAMTTPVIILIQTSYYKKTFSTKIKLTLVPITLGVLLNSYFDVRFNLLGTVFASLGVLVTSLYQVWVGAKQHELQVNSMQLLYYQAPLSSGFLLCVVPLFEPLTGDKGIFGPWSLPALVTVLFSGVVAFLVNLSIYWIIGNTSAVTYNMFGHFKFCITLVGGYLLFHDPLSLNQALGILCTLAGILSYTHLKLAEQEEGKSRLAQRP; encoded by the exons ATGCCGCTGCTCGACCTGTCGGCCAACCGGCGCATCGCCGCCGGCCTGCTGGtcaacctgctctcctccatcTGCATCGTCTTCATCAACAAGTGGATCTACGTCCGCTACGGCTTCCCCAACATGGCGCTCACCCTTGTGCACTTCGTGGTCACCTGGCTGGGGCTCTACCTGTGCCAGAAGATGGACATCTTCTCTCCCAAGAGGCTGCCGCTGCGCCGGATCGCCTGGCTGGCGCTGAGCTTCTGCGGCTTCGTGGCCTTCACCAACCTCTCGCTGCAGAACAACTCCATAGGGACGTACCAGCTGGCCAAGGCCATGACCACGCccgtcatcatcctcatccagaCCAGCTACTACAAGAAGACCTTCTCCACCAAGATCAAGCTCACGCTG GTGCCCATCACTCTGGGGGTGCTGTTGAACTCGTACTTCGACGTGAGGTTCAACCTGCTGGGGACGGTGTTTGCGTCGCTGGGGGTTCTGGTGACGTCTCTTTACCAGGTG tgggTTGGAGCGAAGCAGCACGAGCTGCAGGTGAACTCTATGCAGCTCCTGTACTATCAG gctcctctctcctcggGCTTCCTCCTCTGCGTCGTTCCTCTGTTTGAGCCTCTCACTGGTGACAAAGGGATATTTGGACCCTGGTCACTTCCTGCTCTG GTGACGGTGCTGTTCTCCGGCGTGGTGGCGTTCCTGGTCAACCTGTCCATCTACTGGATCATCGGAAACACCTCGGCCGTCAC CTACAACATGTTCGGCCATTTCAAATTCTGCATCACGCTGGTCGGAGGGTACCTGCTGTTCCACGACCCACTGTCCCTCAACCAG GCCCTGGGCATCCTCTGCACTCTGGCTGGTATCCTGTCTTACACTCACTTGAAGCtggcggagcaggaggaggggaagagcCGCCTGGCTCAGAGACCATAG
- the LOC119210019 gene encoding proline and serine-rich protein 2: MTSDPRTMDARLQGLPKLHHRVNGGSGPSSRPCEDDPLHFLSREEQECLKFFEKTIDSLDESLEPVDMNPSLSAARPGPKDQDIIYLVRPEPDLVQNKALAFNPNRPDFQSMMQNPESHVEMRPRREALDGGLPSEYNPPLPSGSYGPTDHHSSYHPPGSIPTPVLIAQQIADNKAGGASNLHPSSFLRSHNQDHDTPQSPVGDPQARYAPPTSAKAPHFPTNISVTPHGHNQSQPLGNVKLQERRSQMLANLSGTPSTLLQEDPQPAPDAAAHSISFKDPSADQSRMEALPRNRAMSGTPSTPSTPLQEDPRPAPEPTAQNAAAHSISFMDPSPDQSRMEALSKLGLNRDRATSGGRKPSLDAPDAAPRSPPPDKATGGKTAEAGAPRTADLKVPKGEVAMTQPSPVPAERKPEIERSDSLRRFDERNKLLSALSVAPSNAYLPPPLDDMASFPPPPEVASHGLNSYGGKSINVIPSVSTRREPAAPPRHEPKVLPTGLANPSEFNPYGGKTKVMNPAPPAGARSNLPDLVAPHVARSQTLPARSEAPPPPTELNSYGGKSRTFNPGAGPNRPPDGPARSFRAPAPAPAPKPGRHSYHAGAPQRAAPRAPSPEHRRKSASTFRPQGITVQFSGRGATDGSRREALRKLGLLKES; encoded by the exons atgacctctgaccctcgcACCATGGACGCCCGTCTGCAGGGTCTCCCAAAGCTACACCACAGGGTCAACGGCGGTTCCGGTCCCAGCTCCCGACCTTGC GAAGACGATCCTCTGCACTTCCTGAGCCGAGAAGAGCAGGAGTGCCTGAAGTTCTTTGAGAAGACCATCGACTCGTTGGATGAGAGCCTGGAGCCGGTCGACATgaatccctccctctctgccgcACGTCCGGGGCCCAAAGACCAGGACATCATTTACCTGGTCCGCCCAGAACCGGACCTGGTTCAGAACAAAGCGCTGGCCTTCAATCCCAACAGGCCAG ATTTTCAGAGTATGATGCAGAACCCGGAGAGCCACGTCGAGATGAGGCCGAGGCGCGAGGCGTTGGACGGAGGCCTCCCTTCGGAGTACAACCCTCCTCTCCCGAGTGGCAGCTACGGGCCGACGGACCACCACTCCTCGTACCACCCTCCGGGCAGCATCCCCACGCCGGTGCTCATCGCCCAGCAGATCGCCGATAACAAGGCGGGAGGAGCCTCCAACCTgcatccctcctccttcctccgaAGTCACAACCAGGACCACGACACGCCACAGAGCCCCGTGGGCGATCCTCAGGCCAGGTACGCCCCGCCCACCTCTGCTAAGGCGCCCCACTTCCCGACCAACATTAGCGTGACCCCCCACGGCCACAACCAGAGTCAGCCGCTGGGTAACGTGAAGCTCCAAGAGAGAAGGTCGCAGATGCTGGCTAACCTGTCGGGAACGCCGAGCACTCTGCTGCAGGAAGACCCTCAGCCGGCCCCGGATGCTGCCGCCCACAGCATCTCCTTCAAGGACCCATCGGCGGACCAGTCCAGGATGGAGGCCCTGCCCAGGAACCGGGCCATGTCGGGAACGCCGAGCACGCCGAGCACGCCGCTGCAGGAAGACCCTCGGCCGGCCCCGGAGCCGACGGCTCAGAATGCTGCCGCCCACAGCATCTCCTTCATGGACCCCTCGCCGGACCAGTCCAGGATGGAGGCCCTGTCCAAGCTGGGCCTCAACAGGGACCGAGCCACGTCCGGCGGCAGGAAGCCGTCGCTGGACGCCCCCGACGCCGCTCCTCGGAGTCCTCCGCCGGACAAGGCAACCGGCGGCAAAACGGCGGAGGCCGGCGCTCCCCGAACGGCGGACCTCAAAGTGCCGAAAGGAGAGGTAGCGATGACTCAACCGAGCCCGGTTCCCGCCGAAAGAAAACCAGAGATTGAGCGGTCCGATTCTCTGAGGAGGTTTGACGAGAGAAACAAGCTGCTCTCGGCTCTGTCGGTCGCCCCGAGCAACGCCTACCTGCCGCCTCCTTTGGACGACATGGCGTCTTTCCCCCCTCCGCCCGAAGTGGCCTCCCACGGGTTGAACAGCTACGGGGGGAAGTCCATCAACGTGATCCCTTCCGTCTCCACCAGGAGGGAACCCGCCGCGCCGCCTCGCCACGAACCCAAAGTCCTCCCGACCGGGCTGGCCAACCCCAGCGAGTTCAACCCCTACGGCGGAAAGACCAAGGTCAtgaaccccgccccccccgccggggCCAGGAGCAACCTTCCCGACCTCGTCGCCCCTCACGTCGCCCGCAGCCAGACCTTACCCGCCAGATCcgaggcgccgccgccgcccaccgAGCTCAACAGCTACGGCGGAAAGAGCCGAACCTTCAACCCGGGCGCCGGGCCGAACCGCCCCCCGGACGGCCCGGCGAGGAGCTTCAGAGCGCCGGCGCCGGCCCCGGCCCCGAAGCCCGGCCGCCACTCCTACCACGCCGGCGCCCCCCAGAGAGCGGCGCCGCGAGCCCCGTCCCCCGAACACCGCCGGAAGTCCGCCTCCACCTTCCGCCCCCAGGGCATCACCGTGCAGTTCTCCGGGCGGGGGGCGACGGACGGGTCGCGCCGGGAGGCTCTGAGGAAACTGGGGCTGCTCAAAGAGTCCTGA
- the rab3ip gene encoding rab-3A-interacting protein isoform X2, translated as MACSGGQSNAENLEGFHEVNLASPTTPDLQNQAEQRPPARHSAPPASLYRTHSLGAPPAGRPTSLRADQLPTQPVYSTPRQSHNGSVAGQEAESAEGHFLSGESAEECSAVSDSPSVLEVREKGNERMKEELAKAQRDLLLKDEECERLSKVRDQLGQELEELTASLFQEAHKMVREANVKQANAEKQLKEALGKIDVLQAEVQALKTLVLSSPTSPLGELPSAGGGVKTPFRKGHSRNKSTSSAMMGTQPDASATQPLVRECREVDGQLFSDFKAWREEPTLDRNCCFLERVYREDIYPCLTFIKGELGSAILDAVEQNTLSVEPVGFQPLPVVKASAVECGGPKKCALSGQTKTCKHRIKFGDSSNYYYVSPYCRYKITTVCNFFTYIRYIYQGLVKQQDAEQMFWEVMQLRREMSCAKLGYYKDQL; from the exons ATGGCCTGCAGCGGTGGTCAGAGCAATGCAGAAAACCTGGAGGGCTTCCATGAGGTGAACTTGGCCTCGCCCACCACCCCCGACCTTCAG AACCAGGCGGAGCAGCGCCCGCCCGCCCGTCACAGCGCCCCGCCCGCCTCTCTGTACCGCACCCACTCCCTGGGGGCCCCCCCCGCCGGGCGCCCCACCTCCCTGCGGGCCGACCAGCTCCCCACGCAGCCGGTGTACTCCACGCCGAGGCAGAGCCACAATGGGAG TGTGGCAGGCCAGGAGGCGGAGTCTGCTGAGggccacttcctgtctggagAGAGCGCGGAGGAGTGCAGCGCTGTGAGCGACAGCCCGTCGGTGCTGGAGGTCCGAGAGAAAGGAAACgagaggatgaaggaggagCTGGCCAAGGCCCAGAGG GATCTGCTGTTGAAGGATGAGGAGTGTGAGAGGTTGTCTAAAGTCAGAGACCAGCTCggccaggagctggaggagctcacCGCCAGTCTCTTCCAG gaGGCCCACAAAATGGTCCGAGAAGCAAACGTCAAACAGGCGAACGCTGAAAAACAACTGAAAGAAGCTTTGGGAAAG ATCGACGTCCTCCAGGCGGAGGTCCAGGCCCTGAAGACCCTGGTGCTCTCCTCCCCGACCTCCCCGCTGGGCGAGCTCCCCTCTGCAGGGGGCGGGGTGAAGACCCCCTTCAGGAAGGGCCACAGCAGGAACAAGAGCACCTCCTCGGCCATGATGGGCACGCAGCCCGACGCCTCGGCCACGCAGCCCCTCGTACGCGAGTGCAgagag GTGGACGGTCAGCTGTTCAGCGACTTCAAGGCGTGGAGGGAGGAGCCGACGCTGGACCGGAACTGCTGCTTCCTGGAGCGGGTCTATCGCGAGGACATCTACCCCTGCCTGACCTTCATCAAGGGCGAG CTCGGGTCGGCCATCTTGGATGCCGTGGAGCAGAACACGCTCAGCGTGGAGCCGGTCGGCTTCCAGCCGCTGCCGGTGGTCAAAGCCTCGGCGGTGGAGTGTGGAGGACCAAA AAAATGTGCCCTGAGCGGTCAGACCAAAACCTGTAAGCACAGAATCAAGTTCGGGGACTCGTCCAACTACTACTACGTGTCTCCCTATTGTAGATATAAA ATCACAACCGTTTGTAACTTCTTCACCTACATTCGCTACATCTACCAAGGGCTGGTGAAACAGCAGgatg cggagCAGATGTTCTGGGAGGTGATGCAGCTCCGCCGTGAAATGTCCTGCGCCAAGCTCGGCTACTACAAAGACCAGCTGTGA
- the rab3ip gene encoding rab-3A-interacting protein isoform X3: MACSGGQSNAENLEGFHEVNLASPTTPDLQNQAEQRPPARHSAPPASLYRTHSLGAPPAGRPTSLRADQLPTQPVYSTPRQSHNGSVAGQEAESAEGHFLSGESAEECSAVSDSPSVLEVREKGNERMKEELAKAQREAHKMVREANVKQANAEKQLKEALGKIDVLQAEVQALKTLVLSSPTSPLGELPSAGGGVKTPFRKGHSRNKSTSSAMMGTQPDASATQPLVRECREVDGQLFSDFKAWREEPTLDRNCCFLERVYREDIYPCLTFIKGELGSAILDAVEQNTLSVEPVGFQPLPVVKASAVECGGPNGRKDELVTKCALSGQTKTCKHRIKFGDSSNYYYVSPYCRYKITTVCNFFTYIRYIYQGLVKQQDAEQMFWEVMQLRREMSCAKLGYYKDQL; this comes from the exons ATGGCCTGCAGCGGTGGTCAGAGCAATGCAGAAAACCTGGAGGGCTTCCATGAGGTGAACTTGGCCTCGCCCACCACCCCCGACCTTCAG AACCAGGCGGAGCAGCGCCCGCCCGCCCGTCACAGCGCCCCGCCCGCCTCTCTGTACCGCACCCACTCCCTGGGGGCCCCCCCCGCCGGGCGCCCCACCTCCCTGCGGGCCGACCAGCTCCCCACGCAGCCGGTGTACTCCACGCCGAGGCAGAGCCACAATGGGAG TGTGGCAGGCCAGGAGGCGGAGTCTGCTGAGggccacttcctgtctggagAGAGCGCGGAGGAGTGCAGCGCTGTGAGCGACAGCCCGTCGGTGCTGGAGGTCCGAGAGAAAGGAAACgagaggatgaaggaggagCTGGCCAAGGCCCAGAGG gaGGCCCACAAAATGGTCCGAGAAGCAAACGTCAAACAGGCGAACGCTGAAAAACAACTGAAAGAAGCTTTGGGAAAG ATCGACGTCCTCCAGGCGGAGGTCCAGGCCCTGAAGACCCTGGTGCTCTCCTCCCCGACCTCCCCGCTGGGCGAGCTCCCCTCTGCAGGGGGCGGGGTGAAGACCCCCTTCAGGAAGGGCCACAGCAGGAACAAGAGCACCTCCTCGGCCATGATGGGCACGCAGCCCGACGCCTCGGCCACGCAGCCCCTCGTACGCGAGTGCAgagag GTGGACGGTCAGCTGTTCAGCGACTTCAAGGCGTGGAGGGAGGAGCCGACGCTGGACCGGAACTGCTGCTTCCTGGAGCGGGTCTATCGCGAGGACATCTACCCCTGCCTGACCTTCATCAAGGGCGAG CTCGGGTCGGCCATCTTGGATGCCGTGGAGCAGAACACGCTCAGCGTGGAGCCGGTCGGCTTCCAGCCGCTGCCGGTGGTCAAAGCCTCGGCGGTGGAGTGTGGAGGACCAAA TGGGCGAAAGGACGAGCTCGTGAC AAAATGTGCCCTGAGCGGTCAGACCAAAACCTGTAAGCACAGAATCAAGTTCGGGGACTCGTCCAACTACTACTACGTGTCTCCCTATTGTAGATATAAA ATCACAACCGTTTGTAACTTCTTCACCTACATTCGCTACATCTACCAAGGGCTGGTGAAACAGCAGgatg cggagCAGATGTTCTGGGAGGTGATGCAGCTCCGCCGTGAAATGTCCTGCGCCAAGCTCGGCTACTACAAAGACCAGCTGTGA
- the upf2 gene encoding LOW QUALITY PROTEIN: regulator of nonsense transcripts 2 (The sequence of the model RefSeq protein was modified relative to this genomic sequence to represent the inferred CDS: inserted 5 bases in 5 codons; deleted 4 bases in 3 codons): protein MTDVCYATISSMPAERKRSVNMDEKDVCTFSSKEKDRDGERRPASARDKAKDEAKMSGKKDGGKEEKRKRLEEEKKKKEEKERRKKEEEKQKAEEEQKKKEEEDKRQQEEEEKKLQEEEARRQREEEAALLKEKEEGHQLHQEAWERNQSRKELRSKNQNAQEGRPEEAFFSRLDSSLKKNTAFVKKLRTLTEQQRDSLSHDFGSLNLSKYIGEAVSSVXEAKLKISDVGCAVHLCSLFHQRYTEFAPLLLQAWKKHFEARKEDKSPNVSKLRTDLRFIAELTIVGLFTDKEGLSLIYEQLKSIIDPDRETHTHVSVVISFCKHCGDDIAGLLPXKVKLAAEKFGLGFPPSEIISTEKQQPFQNLLXEYFTSLTKHLKXDHRELQNTESRTGARILHSKGELSEDRHKQYEEFATSYQKLLANTQSLADLLDENMPELPQDKTVQEEHGPGIDIFTPGKPGEYDLEGGIWEDEDARNFYENLVDLKAFVPAILFKDNEKSGQGKDKDDAKTALLSLSGSDGKDGRTRRAPPPPPPHHPEELELELEALDIADEPLEXEGPDEAESEELAKKLLDEQEQEDEEANTGSHLKLIVDAFIQQLPNCVNRDLIDKAAMDFCMNMNTKSNRRKLVRALFTVPRQRLDLLPFYSRLVATLHPCMSDVAEDLCSMLKGDFRFHIRKKDQINIETKNKTVRFIGELAKFKMFSKTDTLHCLKMLLSDFTHHHIEMACTLLETSGRFLFRSPDSHLRTSVLLEQMMRKKQAQHLDARYVTMVENAYYYCNPPPMEKTVRKKRPPLQEYIRKLLYKDLSKVTTEKVLRQMRKLPWQDPEVKSYLICCMVNIWNVKYNSIHCVANLLAGLVAYQEDVGIHCVDGVLEDIRLGMEVNQPKFNQRRISSAKFLGELYNYRMVESAVIFRTLFSFISFGINQDGSPSALDPPEHLFRIRLVCTLLDTCGQYFDRGSSKRKLDCFLFYFQRYIWWKKSTEVWTKDHPFPIDIDYMISDTLELLRPKMRLSCSLEDATKQVTELEREVLVKLGLAMGRDGRSSALSEEDDDGDDDEEGGAETEEQSGNESEMNEQEEDEGSENEEEEREEEEEENTDYLTDSNKENETDEENNEVTIRGGGLKHVACAEDEDFIQALDKMMLENLQQRSGETVKVHQLDVAIPLQLKSQLKKGGSREPCIGEDEADASDTMQFVMLTRKGNKQQYKILNVPLSSHLAANHFNQQQAEQEERMKMKKLTLDINERQEQEDYQEMLQSLAQRPAPANTNRERRPRYQHPKGAPNADLIFKTGGRRR, encoded by the exons ATGACCGATGTTTGTTATGCTACAATTAGCAG TATGCCTGCTGAACGCAAGCGCTCAGTAAACATGGACGAGAAAGACGTTTGCACCTTCAGCAGcaaggagaaggacagagaTGGTGAGAGAAGACCAGCGTCCGCACGAGACAAAGCGAAAGACGAGGCCAAGATGAGCGGCAAAAAAGACGGGGgcaaggaggagaagaggaagcgcctggaggaggagaagaaaaaaaaggaggaaaaagagcggagaaagaaagaggaggagaagcagaaagcggaggaagagcagaagaagaaagaggaggaggataagagacagcaggaggaggaggagaagaagcttcaagaggaggaggccaggagACAACGTGAAGAGGAGGCGGCTCTCCTGAA ggaaaaggaggagggacatCAGCTGCACCAGGAGGCCTGGGAGCGCAATCAGAGCAGGAAGGAGCTCCGCAGCAAGAACCAGAACGCCCAGGAGGGTCGGCCCGAGGAGGCCTTCTTCAGCCGCCTGGACTCCAGCCTCAAAAAGAACACGGCCTTTGTGAAGAAGCTGCGCACGCTTACCGAGCAGCAGCGGGACTCGCTCTCCCACGACTTCGGCTCTCTGAACCTCAGCAAGTACATCGGCGAGGCCGTGAGCTCCG GTGAGGCCAAGCTGAAGATCTCCGACGTGGGCTGCGCCGTCCACCTGTGCTCCCTCTTCCAC CAGCGGTACACCGAGTTCGCCCCGTTGCTGCTGCAGGCGTGGAAGAAGCACTTCGAGGCCAGGAAGGAGGACAAGTCGCCCAACGTGAGCAAGCTGCGCACCGACCTGCGCTTCATCGCCGAGCTCACCATCGTCGGCCTCTTCACCGACAAGGAGGGCCTGTCTCTGATCTACGAGCAGCTGAAGAGCATCATC GATCCCGACCGGGAGACGCACACCCACGTGTCGGTGGTGATCAGCTTCTGCAAGCACTGCGGGGACGACATCGCCGGCCTGCTGC GCAAGGTCAAACTGGCCGCCGAGAAGTTCGGCCTGGGCTTCCCTCCCAGCGAGATCATCAGCACAGAGAAACAGCAGCCCTTCCAGAACCTCC CGGAGTACTTCACCTCGCTCACCAAGCACCTGA AAGACCACCGCGAGCTGCAGAACACCGAGAGCAGAACAGGTGC GCGCATCTTGCACTCCAAAGGGGAGCTGAGCGAGGACCGACACAAGCAGTACGAGGAGTTCGCCACCTCGTACCAGAAGCTGCTGGCCAACACCCAGTCTCTGGCGGACCTGCTGGACGAGAACATGCCCGAGTTGCCTCAGGACAAGACCGTGCAGGAGG AGCACGGCCCCGGCATCGACATCTTCACCCCCGGCAAGCCCGGAGAGTACGACCTGGAGGGCGGGATCTGGGAGGATGAGGACGCCCGCAACTTCTACGAGAACTTGGTGGAC CTGAAGGCCTTCGTCCCCGCCATCCTCTTCAAGGACAACGAGAAGAGCGGCCAGGGCAAAGACAAGGACGACGCCAAG aCCGCCCTGCTGTCGCTGTCCGGTTCAGATGGCAAAGACGGAAGGACGCGGCGGgcacctccaccacccccaccccaccacccagAGGAGCTAGAGCTTGAGCTGGAGGCTCTGGACATCGCGGACGAACCTCTGG CTGAGGGACCGGACGAGGCGGAGAGCGAAGAGCTGGCCAAGAAGCTGCTGGACGAGCAAG AACAAGAGGACGAAGAGGCCAACACCGGGTCCCACTTGAAGCTGATCGTGGACGCCTTCATCCAGCAGCTCCCCAACTGCGTCAACAGAGACCTCATCGACAAG GCTGCCATGGACTTCTGCATGAACATGAACACCAAGTCCAACAGGAGGAAGCTGGTCCGAGCCCTCTTCACCGTGCCCAGGCAGAG GTTGGACCTTCTGCCCTTCTACTCTCGCCTGGTGGCGACTCTTCACCCGTGCATGTCGGACGTGGCCGAGGACCTGTGCTCCATGCTGAAGGGAGACTTCAGGTTTCAC ATCCGGAAGAAGGACCAGATCAACATCGagaccaaaaacaaaaccgTCAGATTCATCGGGGAACTGGCCAAGTTCAAGATGTTCTCCAAAACCGACACGCTGCATTGTCTCAAG ATGCTGCTGTCCGACTTCACCCACCACCACATAGAGATGGCGTGCACGCTGCTGGAGACCAGCGGCCGCTTCCTCTTCAGATCCCCCGACTCTCACCTGCGGACCAGCGTCCTGCTG GAGCAAATGATGCGTAAAAAGCAGGCCCAGCATCTGGACGCCCGCTACGTGACCATGGTGGAGAACGCCTACTACtactgcaaccccccccccatggagaagacggtgaggaagaagaggccgcCGCTGCAGGAGTACATCCGCAAGCTGCTCTACAAGGACCTGTCCAAGGTCACCACGGAGAAGGTGCTGAGGCAGATGCGCAAGCTGCCCTGGCAGGACCCCGAGGTCAAGAGCTACCTGATCTGCTGCATGGTCAACATCTGGAACGTCAAGTACAACAGCATCCACTGCGTGGCCAACCTGCTGGCCGGCCTGGTGGCCTACCAGGAGGACGTGGGCATCCACTGCGTGGACGGAGTCCTGGAGGACATCCGGCTGGGCATGGAG gtCAACCAGCCCAAGTTCAACCAGCGGCGCATCAGCAGCGCCAAGTTCCTGGGCGAGCTGTACAACTACCGCATGGTGGAGTCCGCCGTCATCTTCCGCaccctcttctccttcatctccttcgGGATCAACCAGGACGGCAGCCCCAGCGCCCTGGACCCCCCCGAGCACCTGTTCCGCATCCGCCTGGTCTGCACTCTGCTCGACACCTGCGGCCAGTACTTTGACCGCGGCTCCAGCAAGAGGAAGCTGGACTGCTTCCTCTTCTACTTCCAG CGGTACATCTGGTGGAAGAAGAGCACGGAGGTTTGGACCAAAGATCATCCGTTCCCCATCGACATCGACTACATGATCAGCGACACGCTGGAGCTGCTGCGGCCCAAGATGAGGCTCAGCTGCTCCCTGGAGGACGCCACCAAGCAGGTCAccgagctggagagggaggtgcTCGTCAAACTAG GTCTGGCCATGGGGAGGGACGGTCGCTCCAGCGCCTtgagcgaggaggacgacgatggCGACGATGACGAGGAGGGCGGCGCTGAGACCGAAGAGCAGTCGGGCAACGAGAGCGAGATGAacgagcaggaggaggac GAGGGGTCCGAGAACGAAGAAGAGGAgcgcgaggaagaggaagaagagaacacCGACTACCTGACCGACTCCAACAAAGAGAATGAGACGGACGAGGAGAACAAC GAGGTCACCATCCGCGGCGGCGGGCTGAAGCACGTGGCGTGCGCCGAGGACGAGGACTTCATCCAGGCTCTGGATAAGATGATGCTGGAGAACCTGCAG cagcgcaGCGGCGAGACGGTGAAGGTGCACCAGCTGGACGTGGCCATCCCGCTGCAGCTGAAGAGCCAGCTGAAGAAGGGCGGCTCCAGGGAGCCGTGCATCGGCGAGGACGAGGCCGACGCCTCCGACACCATGCAGTTTGTCATGCTGACACGCAAGGGCAACAAGCAGCAG TACAAGATCCTGAACGTGCCCCTCTCGTCCCACCTGGCGGCGAACCACTTCAACCAGCAGCAGGCCGAGCAGGAGGAGCgcatgaagatgaagaagctcACGCTGGACATCAACGAgaggcaggagcaggaggactaCCAGG AGATGCTGCAGTCCCTCGCGCAGCGCCCGGCTCCGGCCAACACCAACCGGGAGCGCCGGCCTCGCTACCAGCACCCGAAAGGCGCCCCCAACGCCGACCTCATCTTCAAGACCGGGGGAAG GAGACGCTGA